In the genome of Carboxydocella sporoproducens DSM 16521, the window AATTTCTAAAAAAACTAATCCCGAACAGAGTTATTGCTCCAGATAAATAAAAACCTACTGCCAGAATATCTGCAATACCTCGCCACTTTCCGCTAGCAGTAAGAGGAATTACTGCTGTTTTGAAGAGATAGAGAAAAATTCCCATAAGCCCGTTTTGTGGTGATTACACTAATGTGCAAATCTTTGGCCAGCTGCCGGATCGAGAGGAGAAGCCTATTTATATTCTATTAGAATTATCGTATAATAAAAGTAGAATATTCTACTAGGGGGCCAATTAAATGATTATAAAATCATCTACAATGCTTCGTAATAAATATAATACCATTTCCCAGCTTGCCCATGAAAAAGCAGAACCTATATACATCACAAAAAATGGTGAAGGCGATCTTGTAATAATGAGTATTGAGGCTTTTGAACGTCGAGAAGCTATGCTTGATCTCCGCGAAAAATTATTGTTGGCCGAACAACAACGCCTTGCTGGCGAGCCGACCATCACGCTTGCTGAGGCACAAAAACGGCTCAAGGAGAAAATCCATGGAAAAATATAATGTAGAACTACTCCCTGCCGCATATACAGACCTAGACGAGATATTTGATTATATTATGGTAGATAATCCAAGCGCTGCAGATAGTATACTTGAAAGTATTATGCACGCCTTGAGCCGTTTAGAGAATTTTCCTCATTCTGGAACCCCGTTACTCGATCCCTCGCTGAAAAAGTTTAATTTCCACATGATTATCGTTGAACCTTATATAGCTTTTTACCGGGTTATAGAAAATAAAGTATATGTATATCGCGTATTACATGGTGCCCGAAATTATACACATTTATTAATAAAAGAATTAAAATAAGCCTATAATCGGTGTAGCGCTGAACAATTGGATTCGTGCACCTCAGTCCGTACGTTCAGCTAACGGTAGGTACTCACCAACCCCAGCTCGAGAATATCACTCGTTAGATACAACAAAAAGGGCTGAGCTCGTCGCTCAACCCTTTTCCTTTTCATTTTACTCCACAGTCACACTCTTGGCCAGATTCCGCGGTTTATCCACATCACAGCCGCGGGCCACCGCCACATAGTAGGCGATCAACTGCAACGGTACCACCGTCAGCACCGCACTGGTCAGCTTATGGGTGCGGGGAATATAGATCACCTCATCCACACTCTTGGCCAGCTCCTCTTCCCCTTCGAAGGTGATGCCCACCACCGAGGCATCGCGGGCCTTGACCTCCTTGATATTGCTCACCATCTTATCGAAGACATCCATCTGGGTAGCCAGGGCCAGCACCAGAATCCCCTCGACGATGAGGGCCAGGGTACCGTGCTTCAGCTCCCCGGCGGCATAGGCCTCTGCGTGGATATAGGAGATCTCCTTCAGCTTGAGAGAGCCTTCCATAGCCACTGCATAGTCGATGCTGCGGCCCAGGAAGAACACATCCTCACAGTGGGCGTATTTCTGCACAAAACCCTTGATTTCCTCTTCCCGGCCCAGGATGGCTTCCACCTGAGCGGGCAGTTCCCGCAGGGCGGTGACCACTTCCCTGATTTGCTCCTGGGTAAGGGTACCCCGCTGCTGGGCCAGGTAGAGGCCGAGCAGATACATCACCACCAGCTGGGTGGTGTAGGCCTTGGTGGAGGCCACGGCGATTTCGGGACCAGCCCAGGTGTAAATCACCCAGTTGGCTTCACGGGCCACCGAAGAGCCCACCACATTGGTAACGGCCAGCACTCTGGCGCCGCGGTTTTTGGCCTCCCGCAGGGCAGCCAGAGTATCGGCGGTTTCGCCGGACTGGCTGATCACCACTACCAGGGTATCCTGGTCGATAATGGGATTGCGGTAGCGGAATTCGGAAGCGATATCCACTTCCACCGGAATACGGGCCAGGTCTTCGATGACATACTTGCCTACAATTCCGGCGTGATAGGCGGTACCACAGGCGGTGATGAATATCTTCTTGATCTGCTTTACTTCCTCCGGTGTCATTTGCAGTTCTTCCAGCAGGACCCGGGAGTTATCGGTGGCCAGACGGCCGGAGAGGGTGTCCCGCAGGGCCTTGGGCTGTTCGTGGATTTCCTTCAGCATGAAATGAGGATAGCCGCCTTTTTCCGCTGCTTCCACATCCCAGTGGACCCGGAAGACTTCCTTGTTGATTTCCTGCCCCTGCTGATCAAAGACCTTGACCTCATTGGCAGTCAGCAGAACCATTTCCCCGTCATTGAGAATATAGGTATCGCGGGTGTGGCTGAGAATGGCGGGGATGTCAGAGGCAATGAAATTCTCCCCCTGACCCAGGCCAACCACCAGGGGGCTGTCCTTGCGCACGGCCACGATTTTGTCGGGCTCATCCTGGCAGATGATGCCCAGGGCATAGGAGCCCTCAATGTGTTTCACCACTTCCCGAACGGCGGCCAGCAAATCGCCCTGGTAGAAATGTTCCACCAGGTGGGGCAGTACCTCAGTATCCGTTTCCGAGCGGAAGGTGTGGCCATTGGCGGCCAGCCATTCCTTCAGCTTCTGGAAGTTTTCAATAATCCCGTTATGGACAACCGCAAATTTTTCCGCACAGTCAGTATGGGGATGACTGTTGATATCGCTGGGGCGGCCATGAGTGGCCCAGCGGGTATGGCCGATGCCCAGAGTACCCTGGGGAGCATTGTGGGCCAGTTTTTCTGCCAGTATGGCCAGTTTGCCCACGCTTTTTTCCACAGCAATGCCTTGCTCTGTCAGGACAGCGATACCAGCGGAGTCATAACCCCGGTACTCCAGTTTAGCCAGTCCATCCAGCAATATAGGTACAACCGGTTTACTACCGATATAGCCGACGATTCCACACATGCAAGTTATCCTCCTCAAGCCAAAATCCGGGCCCCGGTACGGGTTTTGGCCCTGGCATCACTGCCAGGTTTTGTCCCGTCCTTACGGCCTGGGCCCCTCACCGGAGGGCATCCGCCGAAACCTCGATGCTCCCTCACCTCGTCAACTCCCGCAGGAGTCCCGGCGCTTTTTTTCAGTATGCCCGTTGCTCTTTTTCTTCATGTCTCACCCCCTTAAAAAATTAAGGCCAGGGGGCCGCCCGCAGCAGGCGGCCCGCTTGCTTATAGCCTACATCTGTTCAAAAATGGCGGCAATTTCCCGTACCAGTTTTTCCACTAAGGCTCCGTCCCGGCCTTCGCCCATCACCCGGATCAGGGGTTCAGTGCCGGAAGGCCGCACCAGAATCCGGCCCTGGCCGGCCAGCTGAGCTTCCGCCTGGCGGATAGCTTCCTGGGCCTTGAGGCTGGCCATGGCCGCCTCCTTATCCTTCACCCGCACATTCACCAGGAACTGGGGCAGGCGTTCCATCACCGCAGCTGTTGCGG includes:
- a CDS encoding DUF6803 family protein yields the protein MGIFLYLFKTAVIPLTASGKWRGIADILAVGFYLSGAITLFGISFFRN
- a CDS encoding type II toxin-antitoxin system Phd/YefM family antitoxin, yielding MIIKSSTMLRNKYNTISQLAHEKAEPIYITKNGEGDLVIMSIEAFERREAMLDLREKLLLAEQQRLAGEPTITLAEAQKRLKEKIHGKI
- a CDS encoding type II toxin-antitoxin system RelE/ParE family toxin, translating into MEKYNVELLPAAYTDLDEIFDYIMVDNPSAADSILESIMHALSRLENFPHSGTPLLDPSLKKFNFHMIIVEPYIAFYRVIENKVYVYRVLHGARNYTHLLIKELK
- the glmS gene encoding glutamine--fructose-6-phosphate transaminase (isomerizing); this encodes MCGIVGYIGSKPVVPILLDGLAKLEYRGYDSAGIAVLTEQGIAVEKSVGKLAILAEKLAHNAPQGTLGIGHTRWATHGRPSDINSHPHTDCAEKFAVVHNGIIENFQKLKEWLAANGHTFRSETDTEVLPHLVEHFYQGDLLAAVREVVKHIEGSYALGIICQDEPDKIVAVRKDSPLVVGLGQGENFIASDIPAILSHTRDTYILNDGEMVLLTANEVKVFDQQGQEINKEVFRVHWDVEAAEKGGYPHFMLKEIHEQPKALRDTLSGRLATDNSRVLLEELQMTPEEVKQIKKIFITACGTAYHAGIVGKYVIEDLARIPVEVDIASEFRYRNPIIDQDTLVVVISQSGETADTLAALREAKNRGARVLAVTNVVGSSVAREANWVIYTWAGPEIAVASTKAYTTQLVVMYLLGLYLAQQRGTLTQEQIREVVTALRELPAQVEAILGREEEIKGFVQKYAHCEDVFFLGRSIDYAVAMEGSLKLKEISYIHAEAYAAGELKHGTLALIVEGILVLALATQMDVFDKMVSNIKEVKARDASVVGITFEGEEELAKSVDEVIYIPRTHKLTSAVLTVVPLQLIAYYVAVARGCDVDKPRNLAKSVTVE